The Streptomyces luteogriseus genome includes a window with the following:
- a CDS encoding MoaD/ThiS family protein: MPKVTVRYWAAAKAAAGVAEEPYEAATLAEALAGVRERHPGELERVLRRCSFLVDGDPVGTRGHETVRLADGGTVEVLPPFAGG, translated from the coding sequence ATGCCAAAGGTCACGGTGCGCTACTGGGCCGCCGCCAAGGCCGCGGCCGGGGTGGCCGAGGAGCCGTACGAGGCGGCCACTCTCGCCGAGGCGCTCGCCGGAGTGCGGGAACGGCACCCCGGTGAGCTGGAGCGCGTCCTGCGCCGGTGCTCGTTCCTGGTGGACGGCGACCCCGTGGGCACCCGCGGACATGAGACGGTACGGCTGGCCGACGGCGGCACGGTCGAGGTGCTCCCGCCGTTCGCAGGAGGATGA
- a CDS encoding LmeA family phospholipid-binding protein, which yields MRALRILLIFVVILGGLFVIADRVAVNFAEDEAADRLKTTENLSATPDVSIKGFPFLTQVAGGSLDDIEVGIKDYEAAAGNGGQKIRIDDLRADMKGVEFSGDYSSATASTATGTATIAYDELLKTAKSEPTQVAPGVTANVIGLSDGGNGKIKVTVEATVLGTRLPEPVSVLSSVKVDNGTVRVHADGLPKFGGVDIAENRVRAITDFQQKIDGLPGGIKLDTVQAAPDGVEITVKGSDVRLAG from the coding sequence ATGCGCGCACTGCGAATACTGCTGATCTTCGTCGTGATCCTGGGCGGGCTCTTCGTGATCGCCGACCGCGTCGCGGTCAACTTCGCCGAGGACGAGGCCGCCGACCGGCTGAAGACGACGGAGAACCTGTCGGCGACGCCCGACGTGTCGATCAAGGGCTTCCCGTTCCTCACCCAGGTCGCCGGCGGTTCCCTGGACGACATCGAGGTCGGCATCAAGGACTACGAGGCCGCCGCGGGCAACGGCGGCCAGAAGATCCGTATCGACGACCTCCGGGCCGACATGAAGGGCGTCGAGTTCTCCGGCGACTACAGCTCCGCCACCGCCTCCACCGCCACCGGCACAGCGACCATCGCCTACGACGAGCTGCTGAAGACGGCGAAGTCCGAGCCCACCCAGGTCGCCCCGGGCGTCACCGCCAACGTCATCGGTCTCTCCGACGGCGGCAACGGCAAGATCAAGGTCACCGTCGAGGCCACGGTCCTCGGCACCAGGCTCCCGGAGCCGGTCTCCGTGCTCAGCTCGGTGAAGGTGGACAACGGCACCGTCCGCGTGCACGCCGACGGCCTGCCCAAGTTCGGCGGTGTCGACATCGCCGAGAACCGCGTCCGGGCGATCACCGACTTCCAGCAGAAGATCGACGGTCTGCCCGGCGGCATCAAGCTGGACACGGTCCAGGCCGCCCCGGACGGCGTCGAGATCACGGTGAAGGGTTCCGACGTCCGCCTGGCCGGGTAG
- a CDS encoding PadR family transcriptional regulator, translating to MLELAILGFLAEGPLPGHELRRRISQLTGYTRPVSDGSLYPAINRLTRAGLIERRADPAAGAARYLLSLTAAGRADMLQRLRKPADHEITDFTRFYVVLAFLSHLHDVAEQHAVLRRRLEFLEEPASFFYDNERPLRAEEIADPYRRGMLLTARATSRAERTWLRETLGEEPPAFDTACTDSDPYAPAAPAG from the coding sequence ATGCTGGAACTCGCGATACTCGGCTTCCTCGCCGAGGGACCCCTGCCCGGACATGAGCTGCGCCGCCGCATCTCACAGCTGACCGGCTATACGCGGCCGGTCAGTGACGGCAGCCTGTATCCGGCGATCAATCGCCTGACCAGGGCGGGCTTGATCGAGCGGCGCGCAGACCCGGCCGCGGGGGCGGCCCGGTACCTGCTCAGCCTGACCGCGGCCGGACGGGCCGACATGCTTCAGCGCCTGCGCAAGCCCGCCGACCACGAGATCACCGACTTCACCCGGTTCTACGTCGTCCTGGCCTTCCTCTCCCACCTGCACGACGTGGCCGAACAGCATGCGGTGCTGCGCAGACGGCTGGAGTTCCTGGAAGAGCCGGCGAGCTTCTTCTACGACAACGAGCGGCCTCTGCGTGCCGAGGAGATCGCCGACCCCTACCGGCGGGGCATGCTGCTCACCGCCCGCGCCACCAGCCGCGCCGAACGGACCTGGCTGCGCGAGACCCTCGGCGAGGAACCGCCCGCATTCGACACCGCATGCACCGACAGCGATCCATATGCGCCCGCCGCTCCCGCGGGCTGA
- a CDS encoding LacI family DNA-binding transcriptional regulator, with protein MAKVTRDDVARLAGTSTAVVSYVINNGPRPVAPATRERVLAAIKELGYRPDRVAQAMASRRTDLIGLIIPDARQPFFGEMAHAVEQAASERGKMVLVGNTDYVGEREVHYLRAFLGMRVSGLILVSHALNDLAAAEIEAWDARVVLLHERPEAIDDVAVTTDDLGGAELAVRHLLDHGYEYVACMGGIAETPAVGDPVSDHVEGWRRAMDEAGISTEGRLFEALYNRYDAYQAALKILSGPERPPAIFCSTDDQAIGLLRAARELRIDVPGELAVAGFDDIKEAALTDPPLTTIASDRPAMARAAVDLVLDDGLRVAGARRERLKVFPSRLVTRQSCGCA; from the coding sequence GTGGCCAAGGTGACTCGGGATGATGTGGCGCGGCTGGCAGGGACTTCCACTGCCGTGGTCAGCTATGTCATCAACAACGGACCCCGGCCGGTCGCCCCGGCCACGCGCGAGCGTGTCCTCGCCGCGATCAAGGAACTGGGGTACCGGCCCGACCGGGTGGCCCAGGCCATGGCGTCCCGGCGCACGGACCTCATAGGCCTGATCATCCCGGACGCCCGCCAGCCCTTCTTCGGGGAGATGGCGCACGCGGTCGAGCAGGCCGCCTCCGAGCGCGGAAAGATGGTCCTCGTCGGCAACACGGACTACGTGGGCGAGCGCGAGGTCCACTACCTGCGCGCCTTCCTGGGGATGCGGGTCTCCGGGCTGATCCTCGTCAGCCACGCGCTCAACGACCTGGCCGCCGCCGAGATCGAGGCCTGGGACGCCCGGGTCGTGCTGCTGCACGAGCGGCCGGAGGCCATCGACGACGTCGCCGTCACCACGGACGACCTGGGCGGCGCCGAGCTCGCCGTCCGGCACCTGCTGGACCACGGCTACGAGTACGTCGCCTGCATGGGCGGCATAGCCGAGACCCCCGCGGTCGGCGACCCGGTCTCCGACCACGTCGAGGGCTGGCGTCGCGCGATGGACGAGGCCGGCATCTCCACGGAGGGCCGCCTCTTCGAGGCCCTCTACAACCGCTACGACGCCTACCAGGCCGCCCTGAAGATCCTCTCCGGCCCCGAGCGCCCGCCGGCGATCTTCTGCTCCACCGACGACCAGGCGATCGGCCTGCTGCGGGCCGCGCGCGAACTGCGCATCGACGTCCCCGGCGAGCTGGCGGTGGCCGGCTTCGACGACATCAAGGAGGCGGCGCTCACGGACCCGCCCCTGACGACGATCGCGTCCGACCGCCCGGCGATGGCCCGGGCGGCGGTGGACCTCGTCCTCGACGACGGGCTGCGGGTCGCGGGGGCCCGTCGGGAGCGGCTGAAGGTGTTCCCGTCGCGGCTGGTGACCCGGCAGTCCTGCGGCTGCGCGTAG
- a CDS encoding response regulator transcription factor, translating into MSPADGDRDPQRILIVDDEPAVREALQRSLAFEGYGTEVAVDGADALDKAAAYRPDLVVLDIQMPRMDGLTAARRIRATGDTMPILMLTARDTVGDRVTGLDAGADDYLVKPFELDELFARIRALLRRSSYAAAVGAADPADEDALTFADLRMDLATREVTRGGRQVELTRTEFTLLEMFMAHPRQVLTREQILKAVWGFDFEPSSNSLDVYVMYLRRKTEAGGEPRLVHTVRGVGYVLRQGGAE; encoded by the coding sequence ATGAGCCCCGCAGACGGCGACCGTGACCCGCAGCGCATCCTGATCGTCGACGACGAGCCGGCCGTACGCGAAGCGCTCCAGCGCAGCCTCGCGTTCGAGGGGTACGGGACCGAGGTCGCCGTCGACGGCGCCGACGCGCTCGACAAGGCTGCGGCCTACCGGCCCGACCTGGTCGTCCTCGACATCCAGATGCCGCGCATGGACGGCCTGACGGCAGCGCGCCGCATCCGCGCCACGGGCGACACCATGCCGATCCTGATGCTCACGGCCCGCGACACGGTCGGCGACCGCGTCACCGGCCTCGACGCGGGCGCCGACGACTACCTGGTCAAGCCGTTCGAACTCGACGAACTCTTCGCCCGCATCCGCGCCCTGCTGCGCCGCAGCTCCTACGCGGCGGCCGTGGGTGCGGCCGACCCGGCCGACGAGGACGCGCTCACCTTCGCCGACCTGCGCATGGACCTCGCCACGCGGGAGGTCACGCGAGGCGGGCGCCAGGTGGAGCTGACCCGCACCGAGTTCACGCTCCTGGAGATGTTCATGGCCCATCCGCGCCAGGTCCTGACCCGGGAGCAGATCCTCAAGGCCGTGTGGGGCTTCGACTTCGAGCCGTCGTCGAACTCCCTCGACGTGTACGTCATGTACCTGCGCCGCAAGACCGAGGCGGGCGGCGAGCCGCGCCTCGTCCACACGGTGCGGGGTGTGGGCTATGTGTTGCGGCAGGGCGGCGCGGAGTGA
- a CDS encoding S1C family serine protease translates to MTESFHRSGEYENPYEGQQQAPVNPEWPPPPAYAPAHAPHPTKRGRGPLALIAAVAIVAAAIGGGTAYGIQELTGNDTVASSSTSTNVVPSSQKGTVAGVAKAVSPSIVEISADSNAGSSTGSGVIITSGGEIVTNNHVVSGASQIKATTSDGKSYTAKVVGTDSKKDLALIKLENASGLKTATLGDSAGIQVGDQVVAIGSPEGLSGTVTSGIISALDRDVTVPTEEGQDQGQQQWGQGQGQGQGDQWPFEFGGRQFNGDTGSSTTTYKALQTDASLNPGNSGGALIDMNGNIIGINSAMYAPTSQASSSSDAGSVGLGFAIPINTVKADLAKLRAGSTD, encoded by the coding sequence ATGACCGAGAGCTTCCACCGCAGTGGCGAGTACGAGAACCCTTACGAGGGTCAGCAGCAGGCCCCGGTGAACCCCGAGTGGCCGCCCCCGCCGGCGTACGCCCCGGCGCATGCTCCGCATCCGACGAAGCGCGGCCGCGGCCCCCTCGCCCTGATCGCCGCCGTGGCGATCGTGGCGGCGGCGATAGGCGGCGGCACCGCCTACGGCATCCAGGAGCTGACCGGCAACGACACCGTCGCCTCCAGCTCCACCAGCACCAACGTGGTCCCTTCCAGCCAGAAGGGCACCGTGGCCGGCGTCGCGAAGGCCGTCAGCCCGAGCATCGTCGAGATCAGTGCCGACTCCAACGCCGGGTCGTCCACCGGCTCCGGCGTGATCATCACCAGCGGCGGCGAGATCGTCACCAACAACCACGTCGTCTCCGGCGCCTCCCAGATCAAGGCGACGACCAGCGACGGCAAGTCCTACACGGCGAAGGTCGTCGGCACCGACAGCAAGAAGGACCTGGCGCTGATCAAGCTGGAGAACGCCTCCGGCCTGAAGACCGCCACGCTCGGCGACTCGGCCGGGATCCAGGTCGGCGACCAGGTCGTGGCCATCGGCTCCCCCGAGGGGCTGTCCGGCACCGTCACCAGCGGCATCATCTCGGCCCTCGACCGCGACGTCACCGTCCCGACCGAGGAGGGCCAGGACCAGGGCCAGCAGCAGTGGGGGCAGGGCCAGGGGCAGGGGCAGGGCGACCAGTGGCCGTTCGAGTTCGGCGGGCGCCAGTTCAACGGCGACACCGGGTCCAGCACGACGACGTACAAGGCGCTCCAGACCGACGCGTCCCTCAACCCGGGCAACTCCGGCGGCGCGCTGATCGACATGAACGGCAACATCATCGGGATCAACTCCGCGATGTACGCGCCGACGAGCCAGGCCTCCTCGTCCTCCGACGCGGGCAGCGTCGGACTGGGCTTCGCCATCCCGATCAACACCGTCAAGGCCGACCTCGCGAAGCTGCGGGCGGGGTCGACCGACTGA
- a CDS encoding response regulator transcription factor, translating to MSSLLLLTNALQPSTEVLPALGLLLHNVRVAPAEGPALVDTPGADVILIDGRRDLPQVRSLCQLLRSTGPGCPLVLVVTEGGLAAVTADWGIDDVLLDTAGPAEVEARLRLAMGRQQIVSDDSPMEIRNGDLSVDEATYSAKLKGRVLDLTFKEFELLKYLAQHPGRVFTRAQLLQEVWGYDYFGGTRTVDVHVRRLRAKLGPEHESLIGTVRNVGYRFVTPEKPEKMERGAEEAKAKAATAKPDTADKSAALDAAEARAKA from the coding sequence ATGAGTTCTCTGCTGCTCCTGACCAACGCCCTCCAGCCGTCGACGGAGGTGCTCCCCGCCCTCGGCCTGCTCCTGCACAACGTGCGCGTGGCCCCCGCCGAGGGCCCCGCCCTCGTCGACACCCCCGGCGCCGACGTCATCCTTATCGACGGCCGGCGTGATCTGCCGCAGGTCCGCAGCCTGTGCCAGCTGCTGCGCTCCACCGGGCCCGGCTGCCCGCTCGTCCTGGTCGTCACCGAGGGCGGCCTCGCCGCCGTCACCGCGGACTGGGGCATCGACGACGTCCTGCTCGACACCGCCGGCCCGGCCGAGGTCGAGGCGCGGCTGCGGCTGGCCATGGGGCGGCAGCAGATCGTCAGCGACGACTCCCCCATGGAGATCCGCAACGGCGACCTGTCGGTCGACGAGGCCACGTACTCCGCCAAGCTCAAGGGCCGCGTCCTCGACCTCACCTTCAAGGAGTTCGAGCTCCTGAAGTACCTCGCGCAGCACCCCGGCCGCGTCTTCACCCGCGCCCAGCTGCTCCAGGAGGTCTGGGGCTACGACTACTTCGGCGGTACGCGCACGGTCGACGTGCACGTACGGCGGCTGCGCGCCAAGCTCGGCCCCGAGCACGAGTCGCTGATCGGCACCGTCCGGAACGTCGGTTATCGATTCGTTACGCCGGAGAAGCCGGAGAAGATGGAGCGCGGCGCCGAGGAGGCGAAGGCCAAGGCGGCCACGGCAAAGCCGGACACCGCGGACAAGTCGGCCGCCCTGGACGCGGCCGAGGCCCGCGCGAAGGCGTAA
- a CDS encoding YciI family protein — protein sequence MKYVAMIYGNQAKWDSFPAEAWPEAIAKQEAFNKKYRESGELVGAYGLADAAAAQLVRREDGAPAVTDGPYLETKEYIASFYLLDCESLERAQRIAADMPFADVEPVELWPVLHESAADM from the coding sequence ATGAAGTACGTCGCGATGATCTACGGCAACCAGGCGAAGTGGGACTCCTTCCCGGCAGAGGCCTGGCCGGAGGCGATCGCCAAGCAGGAGGCGTTCAACAAGAAGTACCGGGAGAGCGGCGAGCTGGTGGGCGCCTACGGCCTGGCGGATGCCGCCGCTGCCCAGCTGGTGCGCCGCGAGGACGGCGCCCCGGCCGTGACCGACGGGCCGTACCTGGAGACCAAGGAGTACATCGCCAGCTTCTACCTGCTGGACTGCGAGAGCCTGGAGCGGGCGCAGCGGATCGCCGCGGACATGCCGTTCGCCGATGTGGAGCCGGTGGAGCTGTGGCCGGTGCTGCATGAGTCCGCGGCGGACATGTGA
- a CDS encoding NADPH:quinone reductase: MLASWYDAQGPASDVLHVGELPDPVPGPGEVRVRVTVSGVNPGDTKKRRGWLGSSMPFPRVIPHSDGAGVIDAVGAGVDVHRAGQRVWVYGAQSYRPFGTAAQYTVVPDHQAVPLPDHLSDELGASLGIPGITAHRTVFADGPVDGRLVLVHGVLGGVGSLAAQLAHWAGATVIATVRRTADLDHVDPGVAHAIALDTGEPAAAIRSYAPRGVDRIIEVALSDNADLDNAVAANNAVIAAYATRSDRTEIPFWPLLFNNVTLRLFGSDDFPAEAKRQAARDLTSAAAVGALTVAVGDRHPLDDIAKAHDRVDAGGGHGRILVTIPR, encoded by the coding sequence ATGCTTGCTTCCTGGTACGACGCCCAGGGCCCCGCCTCCGATGTCCTGCACGTCGGCGAACTACCTGATCCCGTCCCCGGCCCCGGCGAGGTCCGCGTCCGCGTCACCGTCTCGGGCGTCAACCCCGGCGACACCAAGAAACGGCGCGGCTGGCTCGGCTCGTCCATGCCCTTCCCGCGGGTGATCCCGCACAGCGACGGCGCCGGAGTCATCGACGCCGTGGGCGCCGGAGTCGACGTCCACCGCGCCGGACAACGGGTCTGGGTATACGGCGCCCAGTCCTACCGCCCCTTCGGCACGGCCGCCCAGTACACCGTCGTACCTGACCACCAAGCCGTACCTCTGCCCGACCATCTCAGTGACGAACTGGGCGCGAGCCTCGGCATCCCCGGCATCACCGCCCACCGCACTGTCTTCGCCGACGGCCCGGTCGACGGCCGACTGGTTCTGGTCCACGGAGTTCTCGGCGGCGTCGGCTCCCTGGCCGCCCAGCTCGCCCACTGGGCCGGCGCCACCGTGATCGCCACCGTCCGCCGAACCGCGGACCTCGACCACGTCGACCCGGGCGTCGCCCACGCCATCGCCCTGGACACTGGCGAGCCCGCCGCTGCCATCCGCTCGTACGCGCCGCGGGGCGTCGACCGGATCATCGAGGTCGCGCTGTCCGACAATGCCGATCTCGACAACGCCGTCGCCGCCAACAACGCCGTCATCGCCGCCTATGCCACCCGCTCGGACCGCACCGAGATCCCCTTCTGGCCTCTGCTGTTCAACAACGTCACCCTGCGGCTGTTCGGCAGCGACGACTTCCCCGCCGAGGCCAAGCGCCAGGCCGCCCGCGATCTCACCTCCGCCGCCGCCGTCGGCGCCCTCACTGTCGCCGTCGGCGACCGTCACCCGCTGGACGACATCGCCAAGGCCCACGACCGCGTCGACGCCGGCGGTGGTCACGGCCGCATCCTGGTCACCATCCCCCGATAG
- a CDS encoding DUF397 domain-containing protein, translating into MKPTWRKSSYSDGGANNCVEIADNCPGVVPVRDSKQPHGPILVFGASPWGSFLAGVKDESPAHISG; encoded by the coding sequence ATGAAGCCCACCTGGCGCAAGTCGAGCTACAGCGACGGGGGAGCCAACAACTGCGTCGAGATCGCCGACAACTGCCCTGGCGTAGTCCCCGTCCGCGACAGCAAGCAGCCGCACGGCCCGATACTCGTGTTCGGCGCCAGCCCTTGGGGGTCGTTCCTGGCCGGCGTCAAGGACGAGAGCCCGGCGCACATTTCCGGGTGA
- a CDS encoding ester cyclase: protein MNIESMLRSQAPAQTSLERHSKMPSQSTESVMNRFVEFINTGDEDLAHEVISPDAVFHAPSHPEPLRGPDGYMEVIGMMRSAFPDVQWTLEETVTEGDTVAARFTMRGTHDGEFLGIPASGNKISVQAMNFYYLADGRIVGERGQPDLLGVMQQIGAVPAP, encoded by the coding sequence GTGAACATCGAATCGATGTTACGCTCGCAGGCACCCGCCCAAACGTCTCTGGAGAGGCACAGCAAGATGCCATCGCAGTCCACCGAGTCAGTGATGAACCGTTTCGTCGAGTTCATCAACACGGGCGACGAGGATCTCGCCCACGAGGTCATTTCTCCGGATGCGGTGTTCCACGCGCCAAGCCACCCGGAACCACTGCGGGGGCCCGATGGGTACATGGAAGTCATCGGGATGATGCGCAGTGCCTTCCCCGACGTCCAGTGGACGCTGGAGGAGACAGTCACCGAAGGCGACACCGTGGCCGCACGGTTCACCATGCGGGGAACCCACGACGGTGAATTCCTCGGGATCCCGGCGAGCGGCAACAAGATCTCGGTGCAGGCCATGAACTTCTACTACCTGGCCGACGGCCGGATCGTCGGCGAACGGGGCCAGCCCGATCTCCTCGGGGTGATGCAGCAGATCGGTGCCGTACCGGCGCCGTGA
- a CDS encoding alpha/beta hydrolase: MSSRPAGHVARSTERPHSETPAATPVRRSSRTFLRTADGVTIDAVYDPGTAVHDASRTRSGHPVFVVAHGFTGAVDRPHVRRVAQAFARYGAVVTFSFRGHGASGGRSTVGDREVLDLAAAVRWAREFGHARVGTVGFSMGGSVVLRHAALHPRETDAVVSVSAPARWYYRGTAPMRRLHWLVTRPEGRIVGRYGFGTRIHHRDWDPVPLSPVEAVPRIAPTPLLIVHGEADGYFPLDHPRMLAAAAGDQGELWLEPGMGHAEHAAGDALLARIGEWVAGRAG, encoded by the coding sequence ATGAGCTCTCGTCCGGCAGGTCATGTGGCGCGTTCCACCGAACGTCCACACTCCGAGACGCCCGCGGCAACGCCGGTGCGGAGGTCTTCGAGGACGTTTCTGCGTACGGCCGACGGGGTGACGATCGACGCCGTGTACGACCCGGGCACCGCCGTGCACGACGCCTCGCGGACACGTTCCGGTCACCCCGTGTTCGTCGTCGCCCACGGCTTCACCGGGGCCGTGGACCGGCCGCATGTACGAAGGGTGGCGCAGGCCTTCGCCCGTTACGGGGCGGTCGTCACGTTCTCCTTCCGGGGGCACGGCGCGTCCGGCGGGCGGTCCACGGTCGGGGACCGGGAGGTGCTCGACCTGGCGGCGGCGGTGCGGTGGGCGCGGGAGTTCGGGCACGCGCGCGTGGGGACGGTCGGGTTCTCGATGGGCGGCTCGGTGGTGCTGCGGCACGCGGCGCTGCACCCCCGCGAGACCGACGCGGTGGTGTCGGTCAGCGCACCGGCCCGCTGGTACTACCGGGGGACCGCCCCGATGCGGCGGCTGCACTGGCTGGTGACGCGGCCGGAGGGGCGGATCGTCGGCCGGTACGGCTTCGGGACGCGCATCCACCACCGGGACTGGGACCCGGTTCCGCTCTCCCCGGTGGAGGCGGTGCCCAGGATCGCCCCCACCCCGCTGCTGATCGTGCACGGTGAGGCCGACGGCTACTTCCCCCTCGACCACCCGCGGATGCTGGCCGCTGCCGCCGGTGACCAGGGCGAACTGTGGCTGGAGCCGGGGATGGGGCACGCCGAGCACGCGGCCGGCGACGCGTTGCTGGCCCGGATCGGGGAGTGGGTCGCGGGCCGGGCGGGCTAG
- a CDS encoding helix-turn-helix domain-containing protein, whose protein sequence is MGEVVDGERESGRGVLGRTLKFLREKAGKSLGQLADDTGYDKSYLSRLEKGERLSKRAVMEDLDSYYGSGDLLVTLWRMAQLDAFKNKYKRYMELEATARILRVYTPDVPGLLQTEEFAREVLSGPQTTADNSDDVEEQVAARLGRQLLLRKDPAPSARFIIDEPAFRRPSANAEIWDDQLLHVEAVAQWPNVAVQVLPFSAGVHPLMGKGSLTLLWQEDGSAAAYTEGDSSGLLTDDPEAVLRHRLSYDLLRDLAMSPSDSLTFIRDVLEEHRS, encoded by the coding sequence GTGGGCGAAGTGGTTGACGGGGAGCGGGAGTCGGGGCGGGGTGTTCTCGGCCGGACGCTGAAGTTCCTGCGGGAGAAGGCGGGGAAGTCGCTGGGGCAGCTGGCTGACGACACCGGCTACGACAAGAGTTACCTGAGCCGCCTGGAGAAGGGGGAACGGCTTTCCAAACGGGCGGTCATGGAGGACCTGGACAGCTACTACGGGTCCGGTGACCTGCTGGTGACCCTCTGGAGGATGGCGCAGCTCGACGCCTTCAAGAACAAGTACAAGAGGTACATGGAGCTGGAGGCGACAGCTCGGATCCTGCGCGTGTATACGCCGGACGTGCCTGGGCTGTTGCAGACAGAGGAGTTCGCCCGAGAGGTGTTGTCTGGGCCCCAGACAACGGCAGACAACAGCGATGACGTCGAAGAACAGGTGGCCGCACGCCTGGGACGGCAGCTTCTGCTGCGCAAGGACCCGGCACCCAGTGCCCGATTCATCATCGACGAGCCTGCATTCCGCCGACCCTCGGCCAACGCGGAAATCTGGGATGACCAGTTGCTGCACGTCGAGGCCGTCGCCCAGTGGCCCAATGTCGCCGTGCAGGTACTGCCGTTCTCCGCTGGGGTACATCCCCTCATGGGGAAGGGGTCCCTGACCCTGCTCTGGCAGGAGGACGGAAGCGCCGCGGCCTACACGGAAGGAGACAGCAGCGGTCTGCTGACGGATGATCCGGAGGCTGTCCTGCGCCACCGTTTGTCCTACGATCTGCTGCGGGATCTGGCGATGTCCCCGTCGGACTCGCTGACGTTCATCCGGGACGTACTGGAGGAGCACAGATCATGA
- a CDS encoding sensor histidine kinase: MSSWTHRVVRRFRSLPIRSRLALLVAAAVAFAVAAVSVTCWFIVQGKLYDQVDGDLKSSFRTLQADDFEALTKSCPQKPSNTLGGAPRPQTYAQVVRVDGKVCLFSSLMPQVKVTSGDKAVAKDPDPTVVRLRNGTDSDGNSVRVLTTAVVVKNGPFEQGVAADYALVIAVPLKGTESTLNELALILLLVSGVGVVGAGAAGLTVARAGLRPVDKLTEAVEHVARTEDLDVRIPVDDTSEDEVARLSRSFNSMTSALASSRDLQQQLIADAGHELRTPLTSLRTNIELLTRSEETGRPIPEADRKALLASVKAQMTELAALIGDLQELSRPDTGQHAGRTQIVAWQDTIESALRRARLRGPELTITAYVRPWFVRAEPSALERAVVNILDNAVKFSPQGGTVEVRLAEGVLTVRDHGPGIPADELPHVFDRFWRSPSARALPGSGLGLSIVARTVQQAGGEVSLSHAEGGGTVATVRLPGAAVPPPEDLPSA, from the coding sequence GTGAGTTCCTGGACGCACAGGGTGGTACGCCGGTTCCGCTCCCTGCCGATCCGCTCCCGACTGGCGCTGCTGGTGGCGGCGGCGGTGGCGTTCGCGGTGGCGGCGGTGTCGGTGACGTGCTGGTTCATCGTGCAGGGGAAGTTGTACGACCAGGTGGACGGTGACTTGAAGTCGTCGTTCCGGACGTTGCAGGCCGACGACTTCGAGGCGTTGACGAAGTCGTGCCCCCAGAAGCCGTCGAACACGCTCGGCGGGGCCCCGCGGCCACAGACCTACGCGCAGGTGGTCAGGGTCGACGGCAAGGTCTGTCTGTTCAGCAGCCTCATGCCCCAGGTGAAGGTCACGAGCGGCGACAAGGCCGTGGCGAAGGACCCCGACCCGACCGTCGTCCGGCTGCGCAACGGCACGGACAGCGACGGCAATTCGGTGCGGGTGCTGACCACGGCGGTCGTCGTGAAGAACGGCCCGTTCGAGCAGGGCGTGGCCGCCGACTACGCGCTGGTCATCGCTGTGCCCCTCAAGGGAACGGAGTCCACCCTCAACGAACTGGCGCTGATCCTGCTGCTGGTCTCGGGGGTCGGGGTGGTGGGCGCCGGGGCGGCCGGCCTCACCGTGGCGCGGGCGGGCCTGCGCCCGGTCGACAAACTCACCGAGGCCGTCGAGCACGTGGCCCGCACGGAGGATCTGGACGTCCGCATCCCGGTGGACGACACCAGCGAGGACGAGGTGGCCCGGCTGTCCCGGTCCTTCAACTCGATGACGTCGGCCCTGGCCAGCTCCCGTGACCTCCAGCAGCAGCTGATCGCGGACGCCGGCCATGAACTCCGCACACCCCTCACCTCCCTCCGCACCAACATCGAACTCCTCACCCGCAGCGAGGAGACGGGCCGCCCCATCCCCGAGGCGGACCGCAAGGCGCTGCTCGCGTCGGTGAAGGCGCAGATGACGGAGCTGGCCGCGCTCATCGGCGACCTCCAGGAACTGTCCCGCCCGGACACGGGCCAGCACGCGGGCAGGACACAGATCGTCGCCTGGCAGGACACAATCGAGTCGGCGCTGCGGCGGGCCCGGCTGCGGGGCCCGGAGCTCACGATCACGGCGTACGTCCGGCCGTGGTTCGTCCGGGCGGAACCCTCCGCCCTGGAACGGGCGGTGGTCAATATCCTGGACAACGCGGTGAAGTTCAGCCCGCAGGGCGGCACGGTCGAGGTCCGCCTGGCCGAGGGCGTCCTCACGGTCCGCGACCACGGCCCGGGCATCCCCGCCGACGAACTCCCCCACGTCTTCGACCGCTTCTGGCGCTCCCCGAGTGCACGGGCGCTGCCGGGCTCTGGCCTGGGCCTGTCGATCGTGGCCCGTACGGTGCAGCAGGCCGGCGGCGAGGTGTCGTTGTCCCACGCCGAGGGCGGCGGCACGGTGGCGACGGTACGCCTGCCGGGAGCGGCGGTGCCTCCGCCGGAGGATCTGCCCTCGGCCTGA
- a CDS encoding putative leader peptide: MKRQADLTKRRAVDLCRVAAMLCRTF; encoded by the coding sequence ATGAAGCGACAGGCGGATCTCACGAAGCGGCGGGCAGTAGACCTGTGCCGCGTCGCCGCCATGCTCTGTCGCACCTTCTGA